A window from Zingiber officinale cultivar Zhangliang chromosome 7A, Zo_v1.1, whole genome shotgun sequence encodes these proteins:
- the LOC122000325 gene encoding mavicyanin-like: MAKAATSLSLAGLILVAANLLLAVSAATTHTVGGNSGWTIPIGANNYTAWASSQTFAVGDTLVFNFASGIHNVIQVPWASFNSCSTANQIGSTFNTSPARLPITTAGMHYYICGFPGHCDAGQRLAITVPASSSSASPPTAAATAPTAPAPGGSSSTVPSGPSPGGQVPGSCAISVPSMAFVALSSLLASQFLF, from the exons ATGGCGAAAGCAGCGACGTCGTTGTCCCTCGCCGGCCTCATCTTGGTGGCCGCCAACCTCCTGCTCGCCGTCTCGGCAGCAACGACTCACACCGTCGGCGGCAACTCCGGGTGGACCATTCCTATCGGAGCCAATAACTACACCGCTTGGGCTTCCAGCCAGACCTTCGCCGTCGGCGATACCTTAG TTTTTAATTTTGCGAGCGGGATACACAACGTGATCCAAGTGCCGTGGGCGAGCTTCAACTCCTGCTCCACGGCCAATCAGATCGGCTCGACCTTTAACACCAGCCCCGCCAGGTTGCCCATCACCACCGCCGGGATGCACTACTACATCTGCGGGTTCCCCGGCCACTGCGACGCTGGCCAGAGGCTGGCTATCACCGTccccgcctcctcctcctctgccTCCCCTCCCACCGCCGCCGCTACGGCTCCTACCGCTCCGGCGCCCGGTGGCAGCAGCAGCACTGTGCCATCGGGTCCCAGCCCTGGTGGTCAAGTGCCCGGTTCGTGCGCGATTTCAGTTCCATCGATGGCGTTCGTCGCCCTGTCGTCCCTGTTGGCCTCCCAATTCTTGTTCTAA